One segment of Candidatus Effluviviaceae Genus I sp. DNA contains the following:
- the murA gene encoding UDP-N-acetylglucosamine 1-carboxyvinyltransferase, producing the protein MDRLIVRGGARLAGEVRISGAKNAALPMMAATLLAPGQFRLRNVPDLVDVKTMAHVLRVLGARVEHENHTLVIDTTGSSYHEAPYELVRTMRASVCVLGPVLARHGRARVSLPGGCAWGPRPVGFHIRAMQELGATVEIEHGYIVAEAPRLRGARIHFETSSVGATENAMMAAVTADGTTVLENAAREPEVGALAELLRAMGGRVEGDGTGTITIEGVSSLHDADVEVVPDRIEAGTFMVAAAITGGDVLLRGARRDHMSSLVVKLTEAGAEVGDAQGGLRVVGPLWPHSVNVTTAPYPGFPTDMQAQAMALMTVADGTSVITETIYADRFSHAPELRRLGADITLDRNVAIVTGVKRLSGASVMATDLRASAALILAGLVAEGETEISRVYHIDRGYEAIERKLAALGAQVQRLKG; encoded by the coding sequence ATGGATAGGCTCATCGTCCGGGGCGGGGCGCGCCTTGCGGGGGAGGTGCGGATCAGCGGGGCCAAGAACGCGGCCCTCCCGATGATGGCGGCGACGCTCCTCGCGCCCGGGCAGTTCCGTCTGCGGAACGTCCCCGACCTCGTGGACGTGAAGACGATGGCCCACGTGCTCCGCGTGCTGGGCGCGCGCGTCGAGCACGAGAACCACACCCTGGTCATCGACACCACGGGATCGAGCTATCACGAGGCCCCGTACGAGCTCGTCAGGACGATGCGGGCCTCCGTGTGCGTGCTCGGCCCCGTCCTCGCGAGGCACGGGCGCGCGCGCGTGTCGCTCCCTGGCGGCTGCGCGTGGGGCCCGAGGCCCGTGGGCTTCCACATCCGCGCCATGCAGGAGCTCGGCGCGACGGTGGAGATCGAGCACGGCTACATCGTGGCCGAGGCGCCGCGGCTCCGCGGCGCGAGGATCCACTTCGAGACGTCGAGCGTCGGCGCGACCGAGAACGCGATGATGGCCGCCGTCACGGCCGACGGGACGACCGTGCTCGAGAACGCGGCCCGCGAGCCGGAGGTCGGCGCGCTGGCCGAGCTCCTCCGGGCGATGGGCGGGCGCGTCGAGGGGGACGGGACGGGGACCATCACCATCGAGGGCGTCTCCTCGCTCCACGATGCCGACGTCGAGGTCGTTCCGGACAGGATCGAGGCCGGCACCTTCATGGTCGCGGCCGCCATCACGGGCGGCGACGTGCTGCTGCGCGGCGCGCGCCGGGACCACATGTCGTCCCTCGTGGTCAAGCTCACGGAGGCCGGCGCGGAGGTCGGCGACGCCCAGGGCGGGCTCAGGGTCGTCGGCCCGCTCTGGCCTCACTCCGTCAACGTCACGACCGCCCCGTACCCGGGTTTCCCGACGGACATGCAGGCGCAGGCGATGGCCCTCATGACGGTGGCCGACGGAACGAGCGTGATCACCGAGACCATCTACGCCGACCGCTTCTCGCACGCGCCCGAGCTCCGCAGGCTGGGCGCGGACATCACGCTCGACCGGAACGTCGCCATCGTGACGGGCGTGAAGCGCCTCTCGGGGGCGAGCGTCATGGCGACCGACCTTCGGGCCAGCGCCGCCCTCATCCTCGCCGGGCTCGTGGCGGAGGGCGAGACGGAGATCTCGCGCGTGTACCACATCGACCGCGGCTACGAGGCCATCGAACGCAAGCTGGCCGCGCTGGGCGCCCAGGTCCAGCGGCTCAAGGGGTAG
- the selB gene encoding selenocysteine-specific translation elongation factor, producing the protein MPLVPSSTKHVVLGTAGHIDHGKTALVRALTGTDTDRLKEEKERGISIELGFARLTLPSGASVGIVDVPGHERFVRTMLAGAAGIDVVLLVVAADEGVMPQTREHVDIVTLLGSRAGVVALTKADLVGAEELELAREDVEEYLRGTALEGAAIVPVSSVTGSGLDELVARIDALVASVEERRPGRTARLPIDRAFTLAGHGTVVTGTLWSGSIGQGDTLALYPSGRETRVRSVHVHGEPVERAEAGQRTAVGLHGVPKDSVARGDTLGTPGALHVTHMLDARLSLARGARPLGNRTRVHFHLGTSETLARVVVLDRELLVPGEDGLVQMRLEGPVVAEAGDRFVVRSYSPVTTIGGGRVIAATPGRHARMKEDVLGALAVLEEGSAEDVAVQEVHRAGIQGARAADLTGAAGVTTDGVLEGLVADGRLVRVGDRVLTPGRLAELTDRCKEVLGAFATSSPLAWGMSTEELRGKLAKKLDRGLLDAVLAALERDGLVTRRVGMVRWGAAEVTLPPEQARVADAIEARLLDAGAAPPSLDELRNDIASRDFDTIVRLLAETGRLVKVTSAMVFHPRALDELRAKVAAHFRAHEKLGVAEFKDLAGVSRKHAIPILEFLDREGTTTRAGDHRTKGRRAP; encoded by the coding sequence ATGCCTCTCGTGCCCTCCTCGACGAAGCACGTCGTCCTCGGGACGGCAGGCCACATCGACCACGGCAAGACCGCGCTCGTGCGGGCGCTCACGGGCACCGACACCGACCGACTGAAGGAAGAGAAGGAGCGCGGGATCTCGATCGAGCTCGGGTTCGCGCGGCTCACGCTGCCGAGCGGGGCCTCGGTCGGCATCGTGGACGTCCCGGGGCACGAGCGCTTCGTCCGGACGATGCTCGCCGGCGCCGCCGGCATCGACGTCGTGCTCCTCGTCGTCGCCGCCGACGAGGGTGTGATGCCGCAGACGCGCGAGCACGTGGACATCGTGACCCTGCTCGGGAGCCGCGCGGGCGTGGTCGCGCTCACGAAGGCCGACCTCGTGGGCGCCGAGGAGCTGGAGCTCGCCCGCGAGGACGTCGAGGAGTATCTCCGCGGGACCGCGCTCGAGGGGGCGGCCATCGTCCCCGTGTCCTCGGTCACCGGAAGCGGGCTTGACGAGCTGGTCGCGCGCATCGACGCCCTCGTCGCGTCCGTCGAGGAGCGAAGGCCGGGGCGGACGGCGCGCCTTCCCATCGACCGCGCGTTCACGCTCGCCGGGCACGGCACCGTGGTGACGGGGACGCTGTGGTCGGGGTCCATCGGCCAAGGCGACACGCTCGCGCTCTACCCTTCCGGGCGCGAGACGCGCGTGCGCAGCGTGCACGTTCACGGCGAGCCGGTCGAGCGGGCTGAGGCCGGGCAGCGCACGGCCGTCGGCCTCCACGGCGTGCCGAAGGACTCCGTCGCGCGGGGCGACACGCTCGGCACGCCCGGCGCGCTCCACGTCACGCACATGCTCGACGCGCGGCTCTCGCTCGCGCGCGGCGCGCGGCCGCTGGGGAACCGCACGCGCGTCCACTTCCATCTCGGGACGTCCGAGACGCTCGCGCGGGTCGTCGTGCTCGATCGCGAGCTGCTCGTGCCGGGCGAGGACGGCCTCGTCCAGATGCGGCTCGAGGGCCCGGTCGTGGCGGAAGCGGGGGACAGGTTCGTCGTGCGGTCGTACTCGCCGGTCACGACGATCGGCGGCGGGCGCGTCATCGCCGCGACGCCGGGGCGGCACGCACGCATGAAGGAGGACGTCCTGGGCGCGCTCGCCGTGCTCGAGGAGGGGAGCGCGGAGGACGTCGCCGTGCAGGAGGTGCACCGCGCCGGGATCCAGGGCGCGCGCGCGGCGGACCTGACCGGCGCGGCCGGCGTGACGACGGACGGTGTTCTCGAGGGCCTCGTCGCCGACGGGCGACTGGTCCGCGTTGGCGACCGCGTGCTCACGCCCGGGCGGCTCGCCGAGCTCACCGACCGCTGCAAGGAGGTCCTCGGGGCCTTCGCGACGTCGTCGCCGCTTGCGTGGGGGATGTCCACCGAGGAGCTCCGCGGCAAGCTCGCGAAGAAGCTCGACCGCGGGCTTCTCGACGCCGTGCTCGCGGCGCTGGAGCGCGACGGCCTCGTGACGCGCAGGGTCGGCATGGTGCGCTGGGGCGCGGCGGAGGTGACGCTGCCGCCCGAGCAGGCCCGCGTCGCCGACGCCATCGAGGCGAGGCTTCTCGATGCGGGCGCCGCGCCGCCCTCGCTCGACGAGCTCAGGAACGACATCGCGAGCCGGGACTTCGACACGATCGTGCGGCTCCTGGCCGAGACGGGACGCCTCGTGAAGGTCACGAGCGCCATGGTGTTCCATCCGCGCGCGCTGGACGAACTCAGGGCGAAGGTCGCCGCGCACTTCCGGGCGCACGAGAAGCTCGGCGTGGCCGAGTTCAAGGACCTCGCCGGCGTCAGCCGGAAGCACGCCATCCCCATTCTCGAGTTCCTCGACCGCGAGGGGACGACGACGCGGGCGGGCGACCACCGGACGAAG